From Algoriphagus sp. NG3, the proteins below share one genomic window:
- a CDS encoding nucleoside-diphosphate kinase has product MATNRTFTMIKPDAFEAGNSGAILKMIEEAGFKIVAMKATQLSSELAGKFYAVHAERPFYADLCAYMSSGPIIAAILEKDNAVEDFRKLIGATNPADAAEGTIRKIFAKSIEANAVHGSDSDENAAIEGAFYFSEFERVG; this is encoded by the coding sequence ATGGCAACTAACAGAACATTCACCATGATCAAGCCTGACGCTTTCGAAGCAGGCAACTCAGGCGCAATCCTAAAAATGATCGAAGAAGCAGGCTTCAAAATCGTGGCCATGAAAGCTACCCAGCTGAGTTCTGAACTGGCAGGTAAATTCTATGCAGTTCACGCTGAAAGACCTTTCTATGCGGATCTTTGCGCTTATATGTCTTCTGGACCTATCATCGCAGCTATCCTGGAAAAAGATAATGCAGTGGAAGATTTCAGAAAACTGATCGGCGCTACCAACCCGGCTGATGCAGCTGAAGGAACCATCCGTAAGATTTTTGCCAAGTCTATAGAAGCCAATGCTGTCCACGGTTCGGATTCAGACGAAAATGCGGCCATAGAAGGAGCCTTCTACTTCTCAGAGTTTGAAAGAGTAGGTTAA
- a CDS encoding EamA family transporter, with product MLGLLLAFGTAISEALKDIFSKENLRFADEYTVAFSMHLVISVVLAPIVLVMGVEEVSTRFLYALFASSFIQLAVILLYMKAIKRAELSVTVPLVTLTPLFMLLSSPILIGQFPSFMGIGGILLIVIGTYLLNMEGSRSGFLAPFKNLIYSQSSRYMLIVAFLWSITANIDKVGVEETSPIFWAFSKDLLILMYLVPIVFLKSKAPLAQMKGRWLQLLGIGMFRTTSVLTQMFAIQFILVAYVISIKRSSALLIILYAIIFLHERENLKLRLLAIGIISAGLVLIDIS from the coding sequence ATGCTGGGATTACTATTAGCTTTCGGAACAGCCATCTCAGAAGCACTAAAAGATATTTTCAGCAAGGAAAATTTGCGGTTTGCAGATGAATACACCGTAGCCTTCTCTATGCATCTGGTGATCTCTGTCGTGCTAGCCCCCATTGTGTTGGTGATGGGGGTAGAGGAGGTTTCCACCAGATTTCTATATGCGCTATTTGCATCCAGCTTTATACAGCTTGCGGTCATTTTATTATATATGAAAGCCATCAAGCGTGCAGAGCTGTCGGTCACGGTGCCTCTGGTGACCCTCACACCGCTCTTCATGCTCTTGAGTTCTCCTATTTTGATCGGGCAGTTTCCCAGTTTTATGGGAATAGGAGGTATTTTACTTATTGTAATAGGTACTTATCTGCTGAATATGGAAGGGAGTCGTTCAGGTTTTTTAGCTCCTTTCAAAAACCTTATCTACAGTCAGAGTTCCCGGTATATGTTGATTGTGGCTTTTCTATGGAGCATTACCGCCAACATAGATAAAGTAGGGGTGGAGGAGACATCCCCTATATTCTGGGCGTTTTCCAAAGATCTTTTGATCCTGATGTATCTTGTTCCGATTGTTTTCCTAAAATCAAAAGCGCCTCTAGCACAAATGAAAGGCAGGTGGCTACAGCTTTTAGGAATAGGAATGTTCCGTACCACCAGTGTTCTTACACAGATGTTTGCAATTCAGTTTATTTTGGTTGCCTATGTCATTTCTATTAAAAGATCCAGTGCCCTCTTGATTATTCTTTATGCAATTATTTTTCTGCATGAAAGAGAAAATCTCAAACTCCGGCTTTTGGCAATTGGCATCATATCAGCAGGACTGGTATTGATCGATATTTCTTGA
- a CDS encoding sensory rhodopsin transducer — protein sequence MEKNWGKKIWGFPGGFIPAGSTGKEPEMLSKDEISILNTAKTDAEILITIYYADRNPVSGYSITVKAERVKQFRVNDLIDPHAIPLGLPYAAILESSVPVIVQWSKQVTADGKLGLMGSMAYPIDVEQ from the coding sequence ATGGAAAAGAATTGGGGTAAAAAAATATGGGGATTTCCGGGAGGTTTTATTCCTGCCGGAAGTACAGGAAAAGAGCCGGAAATGCTGAGTAAGGATGAAATCTCCATCCTAAACACAGCCAAAACTGATGCGGAGATTCTGATTACTATATATTACGCTGACCGTAATCCTGTTTCCGGATATAGTATCACAGTAAAGGCCGAGCGCGTAAAGCAATTTCGTGTCAACGATCTGATCGATCCTCATGCTATTCCGCTTGGTCTTCCATATGCCGCCATACTCGAGAGCAGTGTTCCTGTCATTGTGCAGTGGAGTAAGCAGGTAACTGCGGATGGGAAACTGGGCTTGATGGGGTCAATGGCCTATCCGATTGATGTAGAGCAGTAA
- a CDS encoding D-arabinono-1,4-lactone oxidase — translation MEKKWQNWSGSVQFTPSEVEKPVDEEQVRQVIRRAKGEGKKVRVVGAGHSSVPLVVSDNIFMSLEKLKGIVKHSRSTNQVDMLPGTDIKEAGKLLIQKNLSMHNTGDVDLQLIGGAFATGTHGSGIKLQNLSGMIVGCRLVDGNGEIHEIDQSDLPKLNAAKVSLGALGVITQFTLQAEPAEKFVRQEFWARVDDCMENLDNLIGSNRMFDFYWYPRNDLVKLRLCNPTGDKVERPAYGVPAKEEEGWLYEILPQERDLKFEEMEYLLPFEAGPACFREIRKRIIDKHRHYVGWRVLYRTIAADDVYLSPSFSRDSVSMSILQNVDLEYQSYFDDLEPIFRAHGGRPHWGKKHSLTAEEIRDMYPKWDDFMKLRRQLDPDNIFLNDYLTRILDV, via the coding sequence ATGGAAAAAAAATGGCAGAATTGGTCTGGAAGTGTGCAGTTTACTCCCTCAGAAGTAGAAAAACCAGTCGATGAGGAGCAAGTCAGACAGGTGATCCGACGGGCAAAAGGCGAAGGGAAGAAAGTCCGTGTGGTAGGTGCGGGTCATTCTTCGGTTCCTCTGGTGGTCTCTGACAATATATTCATGAGCTTAGAGAAGCTTAAGGGCATTGTAAAGCACTCCCGATCAACTAATCAAGTGGATATGTTGCCGGGAACAGATATCAAGGAGGCTGGGAAACTCCTTATCCAGAAGAATCTCAGTATGCACAATACGGGTGACGTGGATCTTCAGCTAATAGGAGGAGCTTTTGCTACAGGCACCCATGGATCGGGCATAAAACTTCAAAACCTATCCGGTATGATAGTAGGATGCCGCTTAGTGGATGGAAATGGTGAGATTCATGAAATTGATCAGTCTGATTTGCCAAAGCTCAATGCGGCAAAGGTATCCTTGGGTGCGTTGGGAGTAATTACCCAATTCACCTTGCAGGCAGAGCCGGCAGAGAAATTTGTAAGGCAGGAATTTTGGGCCCGTGTAGATGATTGTATGGAAAATCTGGATAATCTGATAGGAAGCAATCGTATGTTTGATTTTTACTGGTATCCAAGAAACGATCTGGTCAAGCTACGACTCTGCAATCCTACTGGAGATAAAGTGGAGAGACCGGCATATGGCGTTCCCGCCAAAGAAGAGGAAGGGTGGCTTTACGAGATCCTTCCCCAAGAGCGGGATCTTAAATTTGAGGAAATGGAGTATTTGCTTCCTTTTGAGGCAGGTCCAGCATGCTTTCGGGAGATAAGGAAGCGGATCATAGATAAGCACCGCCACTATGTAGGCTGGAGAGTTCTTTACCGCACTATTGCTGCTGATGATGTGTACCTAAGCCCCTCTTTTTCCAGAGATTCAGTGAGTATGTCCATTCTGCAAAATGTGGATCTTGAATACCAATCGTATTTTGATGACTTAGAGCCAATATTCAGAGCCCATGGTGGGCGTCCCCACTGGGGAAAAAAACACTCCCTTACTGCTGAAGAGATAAGGGATATGTATCCTAAATGGGATGATTTTATGAAGCTGAGACGACAACTAGATCCTGACAATATCTTTCTAAACGATTATTTAACCCGAATTTTAGATGTATAG